The Stieleria maiorica genome includes the window AGCGTCCGCAGCGGTTTGGACAACCCGTTCAGCCCGACCAACATGATCATGCCGGTCTTGGACACGCCGCCGATCGTCCGCTGGTCCGATGACACGCAACCCAGCCGATTGGTCTCGTCCCTGGACGTGATCGAACTGTCTGCTTCGGCCGCCGACGATTTGCCGCTCGAGCGTGTGCTGCAAGAAGTCCAAGTCAATGGCGGACGGTTCGAATCGTATCCGCTGCCCATCGATGTTCCCGATCGTAAACTGGATCTCAACTGGTCGTGGGACATGCTGCATCGTTTGGGCGAATCATCGCAAACGCCACAGTTGGCCGCCGGTGACCTGGTCAAAACCCGATTGGTCGCCATCGACCGCCGTGGCGCCCGAACCGAATCGCCGGTGATCGAGTTTCTGATCGCCGGCGACGGGTTCGATGCGGATCGTCATCAGTTCCTTGCTCCCTTTGCCGATCAGATCGAGCGGATCATGAAGTGGTCCCTGGAATCCGAAAAATTGGCCAACGAGCTGAATGCAATCGGCGATTCGGGCGACTTTCAGCCGATCAGCGATGTTGTCACGCGTTGGAAACCGCTGCAACAGGAATCCGTCGCGCTGATCAAAAGCTTGACCGAAACGCTCTCCGCCACACAGAACACCGCCAGCGCTTCGAATACCGAATTGGTCGGCCGAGCAATCTTGGACATCGAGACGCGATTGGACGGCCAGATCAAACAGCTGCAATGGCTGGGCGAACATCAAGAAAACCTCTGGAGCAAGGTGCACAAAAAACATCTCGCATCGATCGGTCGCGATGCGAAACAAACCGCCTATCAATCCGATCGGCTGAGAGGATTTGCCCAGGCACGGTTCGGACTCGCACTCTCCGCGTCACTTTATTCCGACGCCAGCATGTTGCGTGACGGCGTCATCCGTCTGGTCGACGATCTGCCGCGACAGCGTTTACCCCGCTACTTGACCCTGGTTGCGGGCCAACTGGCCGAAATCGACCGGTTGATCCAGCAGTACGAACCGTTGCTCTCGCCGCAACATGCACAACATCTCGCCGGTGACCATTGGTCGCGCTGGTCGCAACGTTGGGGCATCCAAATCGAAACGCTGCTGGAGGACCAGGCAAGCCGAGACCAAGTCTATGCGGTCTTGCAATCGCTCCGCAAAGAAGTCAACGACAAGCCACAATCGCTCGTTTATTCCGAGACACACGACGCGGCGTTGCGCTGGGGACGTGATCTCCGCAAAGAAATGCGGTACCTGGCCGATTTGACGCGTGAGTTGGCAGACGCCGGGCGGGCTTGGAAATCCGCCGAGTCCGCGGCCGAACGTGATCGTAATGCCGAGGACGCGATCAAAAGCGGTTTGGACGTCCAATGGAATCGACTCCGTTGGCAGACACAGCTGAACCGTTTGATCGTGCGAGCGGCCGGGCAAGAGAGACTCAATCGTGCCAAGTCAAAGGTCGATTTGCAGTATGCCGCCGATCAAAGCCTGTTCGTGCGAGCGATCAAGAACGTGACCGAAAATGGGTACCAGGATTACGATCAAGAGCCGGCCGACCGGGTGCTGAATGCCATCGCCGGCGCGATCGGCGTCTTGCAGGCGACCAGCGACATCGCCGCGGCCCGCGAAGACTGGTTGTCGATCCGCGAAGGCGAAGGGCAAAGCGATTCGTCACCGCTGCGCAAGATCTACCATCCCGTCTGGCTCAAACTCCAGGACGTTCGCGTCGAATTGGGCGTCCGCTATCTACGCCAGTCCAACGTCGATTCGAAAGCCGCACTCGGGCGCATCGACGCGACGCGGCACAACGACGATCACAACCAAGCCAATGCCCGCATCGATCCCCGGCGTTGGAGCATGGACAAATTCCTGTCCGCTGAAAAGTCCTTGCAATCGCTCGCCCGCGACCTGCAGATCGGCCTGGATGATTTGGAGGCAGACCGTGACCAGGCGCGCGACGTCCTGGGCCGCTACGTGTTGACGCTCGCCCAGCAGGCACGGCAGGCTGCTGAAGAAGCCGACCAGGCCAAACGGGCGACCGACGCCCGCGCAGACGCCAGTGAGGAATCAGCAGAAGACGTTCGACCGGAGCAAGACGAAGCGATCGAAAAGTCGACCGAAACCATCGGGGCGCTGATCGATCAAGCCAACACGACCGACATCGTCAACGACGAACAGCGAGAGGTGGCGCGCGATGCCGACGCCGCCGCCGAATTGATCGCCGAAGCCGTCCAGGAAACCAAAGAAGCCCTCAAACAGGCCGAATCGGCGACCTCCGAACAGCAGCGTGACGATGCCCTGGAATCGGTCGAAGAAAAACTGACCGAACTTTCCCAGCGGCTGCAGCAAACGGCCGAGCACTTCGAAAAAATCGAACAGGGCCAAGATGTCTCACAGTCCCGTCAACAGTTGCGCCAGGCGGAAGCGGAACTGGACGCCGCCGATGCGCTCAGCGAGCGATACGAAAACGCCGAACAAATGGCCGAGGCCGCGAAACAAGACCCGCGTGAATTGCTTCGACAGCTCGAAGAGGAGCTTCAACGTAACGAACCGATGCAAGAAGCACTTAGCGACATCGCCGCCGAAACCGTCGACGAGGTCGCTGACAACCTCAGGCAGGCCGCCAAAGAAGAAGACGCGCTGCAACGTCGCCTGGAATCCGAAGACAGTGCATTCGCCGAACAAAAGCGTCAAACACAATTGATGCTGGACGAATTCGTCCAGCGAGCCAAAACGCTCCGCGACCGGACTCTGGCCACCGCATCCAAAGCCGCCGGCTGGGCCAACGAACCCGAGACGCAGAAATCGATCGAAATGATCCGCGAACAATTGAACGATTCCATCAACCGGGTCGAACAAACGTCGCGGGGACAACCGACGTTAAGCGAATTGCAATCGGCCACACGCCAAATGCAGAACGAAGTGAATCAGGCCGCCCGGGCGACAGAACAATCCGCCGCACAATTGGCCCAAGCTGCCGACAAAGACCTTCACGGTGACAAACAGAGGCGAAACACCAGCGCCGAATCGATGCGGCGCAACGAAAACCAGCTGCGAAACAATGAACTTCGCGCCCTCGACCAACAACGCCAAATATGGTCGTCCACCGAAGAAGACGCCGGTCGACGTGTCCGCAATGAAGAACAAAAGAAACGCGCCGCCGAAAATGTGATCCGGCGCGAGCAGGATCAACTGAAAAAGAATCCCGACAACGATTGGCACCGACGCGAAATCGAAAAACAACAAGACCTGCTGGAACAGGCCGACCGGGCGATCCGGCAGACCCGCAACACGAGAGAATTGGCGACAGAGCGTGGCAAGCAGGCCGTAAAACGGGCCAACGCAATCAATCAGTCCAAAGCCGCGCCGTTGGACAAGCCCAACCCGGCGGCAGAGTTGGGCCAAAAAGTGGCGCAAGACGCATCGGATCGGTTGAAAAACCTGGCCGATGAATTGGCACAACTCGCCCAGGATTCCGACATCGAAACCGACCTTCGCGCCACATCCGATTCGGCGCGAAACATCGCCGATCAACAACAACGGGTCGAAAGTGACGTGCAAACCGCGGCCGATGATTTGGCACGCGCGTCGCGCCACGAAGCTCGTCTGGAAAACGATCCAGCCGCCCAACAACTTGCCCAGGCAGCGAAGCAAATCGAGCAGGTCGCCGGCCAAGCGGCGAAACAGGCCGGCGAAGATTTGGGGCGGTCGGTCGACGAAAGCCAACGATCTGCCGATGCCGCCCAATCGCTTCAGCAGGCGGCCGAAAAGATTGCCGACCAAGCCGAAGCGATTCAGTCGATGACCGGTCAGTCGCAATCGCCGGACGGACAGGCTGATTCGTCGCAAGGGGATCCCGGGCAACAAAGCAGTCCGTCAGAGAGCGCCCCCGCAAGTGCTTCGACAGCTAGCGCCGACGCGACGCAGTCACCGAGTCAATCGTCCGGGCAGTCGTCGGGCCAGTCCGCGGGACAGACGGCATCCGGCAATCAATCCGGGGAGCGCGGGCAACCGTCGGCCTCCCAACCCACGCCCCAGCAAATGGCGCAAACGCTCGACGACCTGGATCGCTCCTTGGCTGACGGCGCCTCGCCGCCGGGGCAACCGTCCGATTCACAACAAGCCTCAGCATCCCAACAGTCCTCGGCTCAACAGCCACCCGCTCAATCGTCCCAGGGCAATCAAGGGCAACCCTCTGACAGCCAGTCGGCCGTCGGCAAACCCGGTGGCGAACCCTCCGGTCAGGGCCGCCTCGGTTCGGGCCAGCCGCCGCAGAGCGCTGTCGAAGCGTCACCGACACTCGCTCAAATGTTGGAAGCCCAGATGCAGCAAGCTGCACGCGAGCGTTTGAGAAGTTTGCAGCAAGCACAAGCCGGCGAGCAACCCGGCCAACCGCCCAGCTCCGATCCCTCGTCTCCCAATCCGGTCTCGGAATCCGGCCAGGGCGAGATGCCAGACGGCCCCGACGATGTCGATTTGATCCAGGGTGCGATCGCCGATGGTGATTGGGGCGATCTTCGCCGCCGCGGCGTCGATGATGCGGCGCAGGGTCGATCGATCCAGATCCCGCCCGGTTACTCGCGCGAGATCAAAGCCTACTTTAAAGCGCTTTCCAAACGAGCGGCGGAGTCGAAGTGATGCCTCAAAGAAAACGTCTGGATGCCAGCCCGACGCGTGAGCGAGGGGCACCGCGCAGTACCTTCCCTACGCATGCGAGCTCGAATCAACAAGCCGGCCGGTGTCCGAACGCCGCCAAGTCGGATCGAGCCGTTGCGACGCCCGCCAGAGTGTGGACGGTCCGCCGCCGCGACCTGTTTGCACTCGCCGGCGCGGTCACGGGGCAATGGGCTCTGTCGGCCGCTGCCCAGGAACCGCCATCGATCGACAACCTGTACATCGACGACGAACTGGACCAGGCCTGTGACCGCGCGATCGATTTTTTGCTCCGCAATCAACGCTCCACCGGCGCGATCACCGACCGCGGACACGAACTGGCGCTGACCTCGCTGGCGATCATGGCGTTGGCGGCGGTCGGCACCGAACCGGCCGAGCCCACCCGCCGCGGACGCGCCATGCGCGCGGCGTTGGATTTTGTCCTCGGACCACACCACCAAAACGAAGCCGGCTACTTCGGTGCCCACGACGGTTCACGGATGTACGGCCACGGCATCGTCACGCTGATGTTGACCGAAATGCTGGGTATGGGCGCGAGCGCCCAGCAGAACGAGATCATTCACGACCGGCTGGAGCATGCGCTGCGATTAATCCTCTCGTCGCAAGCGGTCCGCAAAGAACGCAAGCTCGAAGGCGGATGGCGGTACTCGCCGCAGTCCCGTGACAGCGACCTGTCGGTTTCGATCTGGCAACTGATGGCACTCCGCTCGGCAAAGAATGACGGGATGAACGTGCCCGGCGAATCGATCGAACAAGCTTTGCAATACCTCCGCAATTCCTTTACCGGCCGACGCACCGCAACCGGTGTCGGCGAAGGCGGATTCAGTTACACGCCGGGACAGACGCGTCCTACGTTCACCATGACCGCGGCGGGATTGCTGGCGATGCAAGTCTGTGGACAATACGACGCGCCCGAAGTGGCCGCGGCGGCCGATTGGTTGCTCGGGTACGAACCCACGTCGGACGAACGCTACCTGTTTTACGGACTGTATTACTACGCCCAGGGCATGCATCAAGTCGGCGGCAAATTTGCCGAAAAGTCCGGCCGCGTCGTCTCCACACTGCTGTTGCCGCGGCAACGCCGCGACGGATCGTGGATGGCGCCCGGCGGTGAAGAACGGAACGTCGGCCTGGTCTACTCCACCTCCCTGGCACTGCTTTCGCTTTCCGTCCGCTACCATTACTTGCCGATTTATCAACGATGACTGAGATCCATACCGACGGCCCCGAGGCGATCGGTGACATCGCCCCACTTGATTTTCTGGTCGTCGCACCGCATCCCGATGATGCGGAGATCGGCATGGGTGGCACGATCGCCAAAATGATTCGGCAGGGTATGCGGGTCGGCATCTTGGACCTGACCACCGGCGAACCGACCCCGCATGGCAGCGAAGCCATCCGCCGCGCCGAAACGATCCGCGCGAGCGAAATCCTGAACGTGACCTGGCGTGGCAATGCCTCGTTGGTCAACCGCGAACTCCAACACACGCTCGAAGCGCGCAAGCGGATCGCCAGCTACTTTCGAATGTTGCGTCCACGCTGGGTCTTCGCGCCTTACTTTCACGACGCCCATCCGGACCACGTCGTCGCGACCGAATTGATCGAAGCGGCTCGGTTTTGGGCCAAGCTTAGCAAGACCGATATGCCGGGCGAACGGTTTCATCCCGAGCGAACGTTCTACTACTTCTGCGTGCACTTACGCTTGGCCATCCAGCCCAGCTGGATCGTCGACATCAGCGAGACGATCGAGCAAAAAATGGAATCGATCCGCGCCTACGAAAGTCAGTTCATCACCGGTCGCCCGGCCGAGCCGCCGACGATGCTGGACCGCATCGAAACCGACGCCGCCCATTTCGGCAACCTGATCGCCCGTCGCTACGGCGAACCCTTCGCCACCAAAGAACCCCTGGCCCTGACATCGCTGCGTGACATCTTCTAACCGCCCCCGGTTCAACCTCTCCCTCTCCTCATCATTCTGCCCCGCATCATTCTGCCTTCCATCGTCTTGCCCCCATCGTTTTGCCCCGATGGCCCTGATTTGGCAGAATGATGTCGCAATCGCAATTGAGACGCGCACATCGAGCTAGGACATAATCACGCAAAGGTAGCTACCTTCGCCAGAAGGTGGATCCCCCGCGAGCCTTCGCACGCGGAGACAAGGAGTCGATCGCTCTCGCTCGCCCGGCGGCCGGACAGGTTAAAAATAGACATGCAGATGTCAATCTCGGCTATGGGGATTTGATCGGCCTGTGTCACAATGCTAAGCCCTCCCCCACAGCCGCTGACCTGATTTCCCCATGAGAGTTGTGATGACCCTGAGAAGGCTTACGTGTGCCGCGATCGCGTCCACCGCGATCTTTGCCGGTTCCTGTTTCGCTGAGGAACCCCACCCGGCGACGCTTCCGCATCCCGCGGTCGCCCCTGCGGTGGAGAAGATTCGGGCGGTCAACGCAGGCGGAACATTTAAACCGGAGTGGGAATCGCTGGAGCAGTACCAGATTCCACAGTGGTACAAGGACGCCAAATTCGGGATCTTCATCCACTGGGGCGCCTACGCCGTTCCTGCGTTTGGCAGCGAGTGGTATCCACGCCAGATGTACATCAATCGGGATCGCCGCGGGGACAATTTTTTTGACCACCACGTCAACACCTACGGGCCGCACAGCAAGTTCGGCTACAAGGATTTCATTCCGCAGTTCAAGGCGGAAAAGTTCGACGCCGATCGCTGGGCAAAGTTGTTTCAGGAAACGGGGGCGCGATACGTCATCCCGGTGGCCGAACACCACGACGGGTTCCCGATGTATGACTGTGCCTTCACACGTTGGGACGCATCGGAGATGGGGCCGAAACGTGACGTGATCCGCGAACTGTCGGTCGCGGTTCGCAAGCACGGCATGAAGTTCGGTGTCAGCAGCCACCGCGCGTTCAATTGGATGTATTACGTGCGTGACGAGTCTTATGACAACGCGGATCCGCAATACGCCGACTTGTACGGGCGTCCGATGCCGTTCTTATTCGAAAAGGACGCCTGGGACTACCAGAACCGTTTTGTTCCCCAAGATCAACAATTCAAAGACGACTGGTTGGCTCGCTCGTGTGAGTTGGTCGACAAGTATCAGCCCGATGTCTTCTGGTTTGATTTTGGGATCACCCCCGGTGGTCGAACGGTCAACTACCAAGACAATCCGTTCGCGGACCATTTGAAGCAGTTTGCGGCCTATTACTACAACCAAACGTCCGAACAAACCGGTCAGCCCGGAGTGATCAATTACAAATGGGAAGCGTTCCCCGAGTCGGCCGCCGTGTTGGACAAAGAGCGTTCCAAGATGGCCGAGATTCGCAAGCCGTTCTGGCAAACCGACACCGCGGTCAGCGCCAGCTCCTGGGGCTACACCCAGAACCAACGCTACAAGACGCCGGAACGGTTGATCAATGATTTGGTCGACATCGTCAGCAAAAATGGGTGCTTGTTGTTAAACGTCGGCCCCCGCGCCGACGGCACGATCCCCGAGGAAGACCAGGCGATCCTGAAAGAGATCGGAAGCTGGCTGAAGATTAACGGAGAATCGATCTACGAAACGACCTACTGGAAGACGTTCGGCGAAGGTCCGACGTCGGTTTCGACCGGACACGTTTCCGAATCGAAAGATAAACCATTCACCGCGGCGGACCTTCGATTCACCACGCGCGCCGGCGACAGCACGCTGTACGTCACGGGATTGAAATGGCCGGAGAACAATCAAATCACCGTGAAAACACTGTCCAGTAACAGCCAGCACTACGAAGGCGACATCGCATCGATCACGATGCTCGGTTCGGACCAGGAACTGGAATGGTCGCGTGATGAAAACGGACTGACGGTGCAACTTCCGAAGACCAGACCGTCAAAGTACGCTTATGTCTTGAAAGTCACCCAATAGCGGAAGAAAGATTCATGGAACTGAGCACCCAAGGCACGGCGTCTGGCAGGGACGTTTTGCAGATTCCGAAGATCGTTTTCGGAACCAGCTCGTTCGGTAATCTTTACCGAGCGATCTCCGGAGATGCCAAGCGTGAAATCGTCTCTCAGTGGACCGAACACGCGCTGGGTATGGTGACCGTTGATTCGGCCGGCAAGTATGGCGCCGGTTTGGCGCTGGAGTCGATTTCAAAGGCCTTGTCTGAGCTTCACGTCGATCCGGCGGACGTTCTGATCAGCAACAAACTGGGGTGGCGACGCGTTCCGCTGGAAACCCCCGAACCGACCTTCGAACCCGGTGCTTGGGTGGGACTGGAACATGACGCGGTCCAAGACATCAGCTACGACGGTATCTTGCGTTGCTGGCGACAGGGGTGCCAGCTACTTGCCCCCTATCGAGCACAGCTCGTCTCCGTGCACGACCCCGACGAATACTTGGCCGCTGCCACGGACACGTCGGATCGCCAGTCACGCTGGGACGACATCCTGGGCGCCTACCAGGCGCTCGTCGAACTGCGTGACAGGGGTGAGGTCGCGGGGATCGGAGTCGGATCGAAAGATTGGCGGGTTTCTCAGCAACTTGCCGAGCAATGCGACTTGGACTGGGTCATGCTGGCGACCAGTTTGACCGTCTACACGCACCCGAGCGAATTGCTGGAGTTCATTGAATCGCTGCGAGTCAGGAACGTCGCGGTCATCAATTCCGCGGTCTTCCATGCCGGCTTCTTAACCGGGGGCGATTTCTTTGATTATCGAAAAGTCACCGGCGAAAGCGAATCGGATCAATCGCTGATCCGTTGGCGCGACCGGTTTCATCAGCTCTGCAACCAACACGAGGTAACTCCGGCCGAAGCCTGTGTCGCATTCGGCATGTCGCCGCCGGGCGTCGTGGCGACCGCGCTCAACAGCAGCCGTCCCGAGCGGATCCAGCAAAACGTCGCCCTTTGCGCCGCGTCGCCACCGGCGGAGTTTTGGTCGGCGATGAAAGAGGCCGGCCTGATCGATCCCAGCTATCCCTACATCGGTTGAACCTCGTTCCCAGGCCTCGCCTCTGGTCGCTGGTGGCGGGAGCCGTATCTAAAGCGTGTTCCAAGGCGGAGCCTTGGAACGAGTTTAGGCTTCACCTGAAACCTCGATGCCCTCGGGGAACCAACCGGCACCATCGAATCGCCCCTCCTTCACCCGCAAAATCATCCTGCCCCGAATCATTCTGCCTTCTATCGTTTTGCCCCCATCGTTTTGCCCCTCGTCCCCCCAGAACACTCCATGTCATCCTCTTCCTCCGACTCCTCCTCCGGCCAGGCTGTTAGCAAGGTGGTTCCCAGAGAATTCCTGATGGCGTTCATCTTGACCACTTGCTGTTTCGCATTGTGGGGATTTGCCAACGACATCACCAATCCGCTGGTCAAGGTGTTCAAGGAGGTCTTTCAAATCAGCAACACGCAGAGTTCGCTGGTCCAGTTCGCTTTTTACGGCGGCTACTTCACGATGGCGTTGCCGGCGGCGATGTTCATCCGCAAGTATTCGTACAAGGGTGCGATCATGGTGGGCTTTTCGCTTTACGCCGTGGGCGCCCTGATGAGCATTCCGGCCAGCTTGAACACCAACTTTTGGATCTTTATCGTCGGGTTCTACATTTTGACGTTCGGATTGGCGTTCCTGGAAACGAGTTGCAATCCCTACATCCTGGCGATGGGACCGCCGGAGACGGCGACGCAGCGGTTGAATTTGGCCCAGGCGTTCAACCCGATCGGATCGCTGACCGGGATGGTCGTCGCGTCAACGATCATCGCTCCCAATCTGCAAGTCGGTGAGTTTCGTGCCGCGATGGAATCGAAGTCGCCGTCGGCGATCCGATACGTCGAAGCCGACTATCCCGACGGACTACCCGATTTCAAACAAGAGTTCGGTGCACTCGACGGCGCCGTCAGCGCCGGATTGTCCAACATGCAGGCCA containing:
- a CDS encoding prenyltransferase/squalene oxidase repeat-containing protein, whose amino-acid sequence is MPQRKRLDASPTRERGAPRSTFPTHASSNQQAGRCPNAAKSDRAVATPARVWTVRRRDLFALAGAVTGQWALSAAAQEPPSIDNLYIDDELDQACDRAIDFLLRNQRSTGAITDRGHELALTSLAIMALAAVGTEPAEPTRRGRAMRAALDFVLGPHHQNEAGYFGAHDGSRMYGHGIVTLMLTEMLGMGASAQQNEIIHDRLEHALRLILSSQAVRKERKLEGGWRYSPQSRDSDLSVSIWQLMALRSAKNDGMNVPGESIEQALQYLRNSFTGRRTATGVGEGGFSYTPGQTRPTFTMTAAGLLAMQVCGQYDAPEVAAAADWLLGYEPTSDERYLFYGLYYYAQGMHQVGGKFAEKSGRVVSTLLLPRQRRDGSWMAPGGEERNVGLVYSTSLALLSLSVRYHYLPIYQR
- the bshB1 gene encoding bacillithiol biosynthesis deacetylase BshB1, whose protein sequence is MTEIHTDGPEAIGDIAPLDFLVVAPHPDDAEIGMGGTIAKMIRQGMRVGILDLTTGEPTPHGSEAIRRAETIRASEILNVTWRGNASLVNRELQHTLEARKRIASYFRMLRPRWVFAPYFHDAHPDHVVATELIEAARFWAKLSKTDMPGERFHPERTFYYFCVHLRLAIQPSWIVDISETIEQKMESIRAYESQFITGRPAEPPTMLDRIETDAAHFGNLIARRYGEPFATKEPLALTSLRDIF
- a CDS encoding alpha-L-fucosidase, coding for MTLRRLTCAAIASTAIFAGSCFAEEPHPATLPHPAVAPAVEKIRAVNAGGTFKPEWESLEQYQIPQWYKDAKFGIFIHWGAYAVPAFGSEWYPRQMYINRDRRGDNFFDHHVNTYGPHSKFGYKDFIPQFKAEKFDADRWAKLFQETGARYVIPVAEHHDGFPMYDCAFTRWDASEMGPKRDVIRELSVAVRKHGMKFGVSSHRAFNWMYYVRDESYDNADPQYADLYGRPMPFLFEKDAWDYQNRFVPQDQQFKDDWLARSCELVDKYQPDVFWFDFGITPGGRTVNYQDNPFADHLKQFAAYYYNQTSEQTGQPGVINYKWEAFPESAAVLDKERSKMAEIRKPFWQTDTAVSASSWGYTQNQRYKTPERLINDLVDIVSKNGCLLLNVGPRADGTIPEEDQAILKEIGSWLKINGESIYETTYWKTFGEGPTSVSTGHVSESKDKPFTAADLRFTTRAGDSTLYVTGLKWPENNQITVKTLSSNSQHYEGDIASITMLGSDQELEWSRDENGLTVQLPKTRPSKYAYVLKVTQ
- a CDS encoding aldo/keto reductase, which translates into the protein MELSTQGTASGRDVLQIPKIVFGTSSFGNLYRAISGDAKREIVSQWTEHALGMVTVDSAGKYGAGLALESISKALSELHVDPADVLISNKLGWRRVPLETPEPTFEPGAWVGLEHDAVQDISYDGILRCWRQGCQLLAPYRAQLVSVHDPDEYLAAATDTSDRQSRWDDILGAYQALVELRDRGEVAGIGVGSKDWRVSQQLAEQCDLDWVMLATSLTVYTHPSELLEFIESLRVRNVAVINSAVFHAGFLTGGDFFDYRKVTGESESDQSLIRWRDRFHQLCNQHEVTPAEACVAFGMSPPGVVATALNSSRPERIQQNVALCAASPPAEFWSAMKEAGLIDPSYPYIG